One region of Spiroplasma culicicola AES-1 genomic DNA includes:
- the rnr gene encoding ribonuclease R produces MREKILQKLEKDERVHLNDLLKLSNSDQELVTNALKELQAEYQIAWTKENVVYKIGDKYKIGSIKINDKGFGFVKDLNDIENDYFVAPNAINGAISTDEVVFTLEKEADGRLKANVEEIALRTKTYLIGEIHESKDGRFLDFVANEPGFKNYRIVMVNSKDYKLKKDLIIKVKILDVRERKLFTRIQKIIGDANKAIDRIISIAYEFDIKPDFNKQTIDNAQMVAKPIDYNDPLVKRRKKIITDKNLVTIDGADSKDLDDAVYVEKTATGYKLFVAIADVSYYVTPFSPLDNTALFRGNSVYLANKVIPMLPEKLSNGVCSLNPNEDKLCMVAEMDFDMNGNMIHKKVYESVMNSKARLTYNEVNELFSKGTSSRSQEIIDMLMVAKELHELIDAERSARGAIEFDVPEPKIILDKDSNVIDIVPRGRGVSEKLIENFMVSANEAVAQVIFEKELPYVYRNHGIPKEENLIEWHTMIRNLGINVKLTDLDKINPKTIRSALKQIEEQVTDQTERDVINVTLLRFMEKAAYELDNIGHFGLASRCYTHFTSPIRRYSDLMVHRFLKQYLIDKDLRDFKLEQNTKFINKACNIINETEKQAVNAEREVNKVCMAEYMTHHIEKEYTGVVAAVLKFGLFIQLENCVEGLIHISELPDYTFDEKANIMVDKQNKMFRLGQKVKIKVKNADVKKRIIDFVLA; encoded by the coding sequence ATGAGAGAAAAAATATTACAGAAATTAGAAAAAGACGAACGAGTACATTTAAATGATTTATTAAAACTAAGCAATAGTGATCAAGAATTGGTAACAAATGCTTTAAAAGAATTACAAGCTGAATATCAAATTGCATGAACTAAAGAAAATGTTGTTTATAAAATTGGTGACAAATATAAAATTGGTTCTATTAAAATCAATGATAAAGGTTTTGGATTTGTAAAGGATTTAAATGATATTGAAAATGATTATTTTGTAGCTCCAAATGCAATTAATGGAGCAATTTCAACAGATGAAGTTGTCTTTACATTAGAAAAAGAAGCAGACGGTCGTTTAAAAGCAAACGTCGAAGAAATCGCTTTAAGAACCAAAACTTATTTAATTGGAGAAATCCATGAAAGTAAAGATGGTCGTTTTTTAGATTTCGTGGCAAATGAACCAGGGTTTAAAAATTATCGTATTGTCATGGTTAACTCAAAGGACTATAAGTTAAAAAAAGATTTAATTATAAAGGTAAAAATCCTTGATGTTAGAGAGCGAAAACTATTTACAAGAATTCAAAAAATTATTGGTGATGCTAATAAAGCCATTGATAGAATTATTTCAATTGCTTATGAATTTGATATTAAACCAGATTTTAATAAACAAACAATCGATAATGCACAAATGGTTGCAAAACCAATTGATTATAATGATCCTTTAGTTAAAAGACGTAAAAAAATAATTACAGATAAAAATTTAGTAACAATTGATGGAGCTGACTCAAAAGATTTAGATGATGCAGTTTATGTTGAAAAAACAGCAACTGGATATAAATTATTTGTAGCAATTGCTGATGTTAGTTATTATGTGACACCATTTTCTCCATTAGATAATACTGCTTTATTTAGAGGAAACTCAGTTTATCTGGCCAATAAAGTAATTCCAATGTTACCAGAAAAGTTATCAAATGGAGTATGTAGTTTAAATCCAAATGAAGATAAATTATGTATGGTTGCAGAAATGGATTTTGATATGAATGGAAATATGATTCACAAAAAAGTCTATGAATCAGTTATGAATTCAAAAGCACGTTTAACTTATAATGAAGTTAATGAATTATTTAGTAAAGGTACTTCTTCAAGAAGCCAAGAAATTATTGATATGTTAATGGTGGCCAAAGAATTACATGAATTAATTGATGCAGAGCGTTCAGCAAGAGGTGCCATTGAATTTGATGTTCCAGAACCAAAAATTATTTTAGATAAAGATAGTAATGTGATTGATATTGTTCCAAGAGGAAGAGGAGTTTCAGAAAAACTAATTGAAAACTTTATGGTTAGTGCTAATGAAGCAGTGGCTCAAGTAATTTTTGAAAAAGAATTACCATATGTTTATCGAAACCATGGAATTCCAAAAGAAGAAAACTTAATTGAATGACATACAATGATTAGAAATTTAGGGATCAATGTTAAATTAACTGATCTAGATAAAATTAATCCAAAAACAATTCGCAGTGCTTTAAAACAAATTGAAGAACAAGTTACAGATCAAACAGAAAGAGATGTTATTAATGTTACTTTATTGCGTTTTATGGAAAAAGCCGCTTATGAATTAGATAACATTGGTCACTTTGGATTGGCAAGTAGATGTTATACTCACTTTACAAGTCCAATTAGAAGATATAGTGATTTAATGGTACATAGATTCTTAAAACAATATTTAATTGATAAAGATTTAAGAGACTTTAAGTTAGAGCAAAATACTAAGTTTATTAATAAAGCATGTAATATAATTAATGAAACAGAAAAACAAGCAGTTAATGCTGAAAGAGAAGTTAATAAAGTGTGTATGGCTGAATATATGACCCATCACATTGAAAAAGAATATACTGGAGTTGTTGCAGCTGTTTTAAAATTTGGTCTATTTATTCAATTAGAAAATTGTGTTGAAGGATTAATTCATATTTCAGAATTACCAGATTACACTTTTGATGAAAAAGCCAATATTATGGTTGATAAACAAAATAAAATGTTTAGATTAGGACAAAAAGTTAAAATTAAAGTCAAAAATGCAGATGTTAAGAAAAGAATCATTGATTTTGTTTTAGCTTAA
- a CDS encoding L-lactate dehydrogenase has product MTNDRKIVLVGCGAVGTSFIYSAINQGIAQHYVLIDVVADVAEGNAMDLTDAHAVLPNPFSTVKAGDYSDCKDADIVVITAGRPQKPGETRLEMIADNSKIMKTIASEIKKSGFNGITVIASNPVDVLTHVYQKVTGYPANKVISSGTTLDSSRLRKLLGEKLGVAPRSVKAYLLGEHGDSSVAIWSRSTVMGKSILEYLEEGKLTSEELKQVKDDATHMAYKIIEKKRATFYGIGACLTRITKSILNDEKSSLMVGAYLTGQYGLDDVYISVPCIVGANGIEQIIDWKLSAEELAGLQESSNQLKEVFATASEAIK; this is encoded by the coding sequence ATGACAAACGATAGAAAAATAGTTTTAGTTGGATGTGGAGCTGTTGGTACAAGTTTTATCTATTCAGCAATTAATCAAGGAATCGCACAACACTATGTGTTAATCGATGTAGTTGCAGATGTTGCTGAAGGAAATGCAATGGATTTAACTGATGCACATGCAGTATTGCCAAATCCATTTAGTACAGTTAAAGCTGGAGATTATTCAGATTGTAAAGATGCAGATATTGTTGTAATTACAGCTGGAAGACCTCAAAAACCAGGGGAAACAAGATTAGAAATGATTGCAGATAATTCAAAAATTATGAAAACAATCGCATCTGAAATTAAAAAATCAGGATTTAATGGAATTACTGTTATTGCTTCAAACCCAGTTGATGTTTTAACACATGTATATCAAAAAGTTACAGGATATCCTGCAAATAAAGTTATTTCTTCAGGAACAACTCTTGATTCATCAAGATTAAGAAAATTATTAGGAGAAAAATTAGGTGTAGCACCAAGATCTGTTAAAGCATATCTTTTAGGAGAACATGGTGATTCTTCAGTTGCTATTTGAAGTAGATCAACTGTTATGGGGAAAAGCATTTTAGAATATTTAGAAGAAGGTAAATTAACTTCAGAAGAATTAAAACAAGTAAAAGATGATGCAACTCATATGGCCTATAAAATTATTGAGAAAAAAAGAGCCACTTTCTATGGAATTGGTGCTTGTTTAACAAGAATAACAAAATCAATTTTAAATGATGAAAAATCATCATTAATGGTTGGTGCCTATTTAACAGGTCAATATGGACTTGATGATGTTTACATTAGTGTTCCATGTATTGTTGGAGCAAATGGTATTGAACAAATTATTGATTGAAAATTATCAGCAGAAGAGTTAGCAGGATTACAAGAATCTTCAAATCAATTAAAAGAAGTATTTGCAACTGCAAGCGAAGCTATTAAGTAA
- the secG gene encoding preprotein translocase subunit SecG yields the protein MLQLLASVAETRLGNWIIFTLEITALVVSVLMIIVGMIQNKTSQTGLSALNGGNDELFSNSKERGMDKTMSIWMFSLGIAMFIITIVIGIITNTVLA from the coding sequence ATGCTACAACTACTTGCAAGTGTTGCAGAAACTAGACTTGGAAACTGAATAATCTTTACATTAGAAATTACAGCTTTAGTTGTTTCTGTATTAATGATAATAGTGGGTATGATTCAAAACAAAACATCACAAACTGGTTTAAGTGCACTAAACGGGGGAAATGATGAACTATTTTCAAACTCAAAAGAAAGAGGTATGGATAAAACCATGTCAATCTGAATGTTTAGTTTGGGAATAGCAATGTTTATTATTACAATAGTAATTGGTATAATCACAAACACTGTTTTAGCATAA
- a CDS encoding EAL domain-containing protein, which produces MNIGSALIACLSYTLITAFVYTITWGLSRHLFTKVKIYYEMILGISLGVISIFGVIILSLTMGENKNLQLTILLPMFLFWTSIFFISIYSTIGILVSNILSLFVFSTIFPQYFGKLEDMNMIILIVVGYVVPIIIYFLNAFWKKINAWSSWSLTTIACLATAMVFAFPTINEGETISYLMTILLWLGTGYFTYGYITLIDQIYIHALQLQNIVAYDDVYYLNQSSAHEQLLKFIQTNKVRSGYYVTFFISHYDMFEKKVSNNIKDIVVSSVSKQAYELFNEQFKDLVFFKPNYKTYGVFIPIENEVVFSKEKNETNIENIIKPIFSKIDNKFTVENFKITVSLKAIVSIYGLHSNNLDNLYELNNYVRNDVNLNNQDLILVDPKEVVLEKNKNKKILTLNEIVSLNHVSSIFDPIYDSTINDFEYLNINSMVEGIEMNSSLFKPKAKDINEYGLSSLLKRYTALTSIKDIHKYKITSQKVFLEYDTNYIATEEFDIKVFLAKLKMNKIKLNNLILKFNIQDEIDNREMLAKNLNALKEYGIKTAVDDFGAENCDYSLLSIYQPEFIFLQKTICKKVNIIKENEKIIKNSLNIANKIDAKLIATNIDSYMIFKTIKELGVTLFTGELIGSSGEPKLDISTELKYLLTK; this is translated from the coding sequence ATGAATATTGGTTCCGCTTTAATCGCTTGTCTTTCTTATACTTTAATTACAGCTTTTGTTTATACAATTACTTGAGGTTTATCTAGACATTTATTTACTAAGGTTAAAATTTATTATGAAATGATTTTAGGAATTAGTTTAGGAGTTATTTCAATTTTTGGAGTAATTATTTTGTCATTAACAATGGGAGAGAATAAAAATTTACAATTAACAATTCTATTGCCAATGTTTTTATTTTGAACTTCAATCTTTTTTATTTCAATTTATTCAACTATTGGTATTTTAGTTTCTAATATCTTGTCATTATTTGTTTTTTCTACAATCTTTCCTCAATACTTTGGAAAATTAGAAGATATGAATATGATTATTTTGATTGTTGTAGGTTATGTTGTGCCAATTATAATTTACTTCTTAAATGCATTTTGAAAAAAAATTAATGCTTGAAGTTCATGATCGCTTACAACCATAGCTTGTCTTGCAACAGCAATGGTGTTTGCATTTCCAACAATTAATGAAGGTGAAACTATTAGTTATTTAATGACAATCTTATTGTGGTTGGGTACTGGATACTTCACGTATGGATATATTACTTTAATTGATCAAATTTATATTCATGCTTTACAATTGCAAAATATTGTTGCCTATGATGATGTTTATTATTTAAATCAATCAAGTGCACACGAACAATTGTTAAAATTTATTCAAACTAATAAAGTTAGATCGGGATATTATGTAACATTCTTTATTAGTCACTATGATATGTTTGAAAAGAAAGTAAGTAACAATATTAAAGATATTGTTGTTAGTTCAGTTTCAAAACAAGCCTATGAATTATTTAATGAGCAATTTAAAGACTTAGTATTTTTTAAACCAAACTATAAAACTTATGGAGTTTTTATTCCAATTGAAAATGAAGTTGTTTTTTCAAAAGAAAAAAATGAAACTAACATTGAAAATATCATTAAACCAATCTTTTCAAAGATTGATAATAAATTTACAGTTGAAAATTTTAAAATTACAGTTAGTTTAAAAGCAATTGTTTCAATTTATGGACTACATTCTAATAACCTAGATAATTTATATGAACTAAATAATTATGTTAGAAATGATGTTAATTTAAATAATCAAGATTTAATTTTAGTTGACCCAAAAGAAGTTGTCTTAGAAAAAAATAAAAATAAAAAAATTCTAACTTTAAATGAAATTGTTTCATTGAACCATGTTAGTTCAATCTTTGACCCAATTTATGACTCAACTATTAATGATTTTGAATATTTGAATATTAACAGTATGGTTGAAGGAATTGAAATGAACTCAAGTTTATTTAAACCAAAAGCAAAAGATATAAATGAATATGGTTTAAGCTCGTTATTAAAAAGATATACAGCTTTAACTTCAATTAAAGATATTCATAAATATAAAATTACTAGTCAAAAAGTATTTTTAGAATATGATACAAATTATATTGCTACAGAAGAATTTGATATAAAAGTTTTTCTTGCGAAATTAAAGATGAATAAAATTAAATTAAATAATTTAATTTTAAAATTTAATATTCAAGACGAAATCGATAATAGAGAAATGTTGGCTAAAAATTTAAATGCTTTAAAAGAATATGGAATTAAAACAGCAGTTGATGATTTTGGTGCAGAAAATTGTGATTATAGTTTATTGTCAATTTATCAACCTGAATTTATTTTTTTACAAAAAACTATCTGTAAAAAAGTTAATATAATAAAAGAAAATGAAAAGATAATTAAGAATTCATTAAACATTGCTAATAAAATTGATGCTAAATTAATTGCAACCAATATTGATAGTTACATGATATTTAAAACAATTAAAGAATTGGGAGTTACTTTATTTACAGGAGAATTAATTGGATCAAGTGGAGAGCCAAAATTAGATATTTCAACTGAATTAAAATACTTACTAACAAAATAG
- the mgtE gene encoding magnesium transporter — protein MDHNIINIEELSNKIETLIDDNKVSHLRELVEDHYPADIAEAMSKLEEKKIIVALRLLSTDVVAEIFTYFDYDIQEEIINTYSSQQVKELFEEIFTDDIVDILEEMPSNIVKKVLRNSSPESRLQINSILKYEEQSAGSIMSVEYTKLRTTWTAKQAIEVIKEQREETEEISSFYVVDGLNNLKGIIELKTLFFAKPETSISNLMDERIVYVYTSTDQEHVIEQFKKYDIITLPILNSQNKLVGIITVDDVIDVIEEEATEDIHKMAGISPTEDAYFKTSVWKMVRSRSVWLLFLMISATLSQIVISVFMKIYNSNSTGEQQVEQWSISYIVTMLLTPLLTVISGTAGNAGSQSSTMIVRALSLREVETKDFARVMWKELRVASLTGLILVSANFIRMVSIYAVEYKGDINHPELWYSIATLSIAMYLTLIISKLIGGLLPILAKKIKLDPAVMAAPLLTTIVDALSTAIFFSIGLIFFWQQIQGG, from the coding sequence ATGGATCACAATATTATAAATATTGAAGAACTTTCAAATAAAATTGAAACCTTAATTGATGATAATAAAGTTTCTCATTTAAGAGAATTAGTCGAAGATCACTATCCTGCCGATATTGCAGAAGCAATGTCAAAGTTAGAAGAGAAAAAAATTATTGTTGCGTTACGATTATTATCAACTGATGTAGTAGCAGAAATTTTTACTTACTTTGATTATGATATTCAAGAAGAAATTATTAATACTTATTCAAGTCAGCAAGTTAAAGAATTGTTTGAAGAAATTTTTACTGATGATATTGTAGATATTTTAGAAGAGATGCCTTCAAACATTGTTAAAAAAGTTTTACGTAACTCTTCTCCTGAGTCACGTTTACAAATTAATAGTATTTTAAAATATGAAGAACAATCAGCTGGAAGTATTATGTCAGTTGAATATACAAAATTGCGTACAACTTGAACTGCAAAACAAGCAATTGAAGTTATTAAAGAGCAAAGAGAAGAAACAGAAGAAATTAGTTCCTTTTATGTAGTTGATGGTTTAAATAATTTAAAAGGAATTATTGAATTAAAAACTTTATTCTTTGCAAAACCTGAAACTTCAATTTCTAACTTAATGGATGAAAGAATTGTTTATGTTTATACTTCAACAGATCAAGAACATGTTATTGAGCAATTCAAAAAGTATGACATTATAACTTTGCCAATTTTAAACAGTCAAAATAAATTAGTAGGAATTATTACTGTTGATGATGTAATTGATGTAATTGAAGAAGAAGCAACAGAAGATATTCACAAGATGGCAGGGATTAGTCCCACAGAAGATGCTTATTTTAAAACTAGTGTTTGAAAAATGGTTCGTTCAAGAAGTGTATGATTATTATTCTTAATGATTTCAGCAACTCTTTCTCAAATTGTTATTTCAGTTTTTATGAAAATTTATAATAGCAATTCTACAGGAGAACAACAAGTTGAACAATGAAGTATTAGTTACATTGTAACAATGTTGTTAACACCATTATTGACAGTTATTTCTGGAACTGCAGGAAATGCAGGAAGTCAATCATCAACGATGATTGTACGTGCCTTATCTTTACGTGAAGTTGAGACTAAAGATTTTGCAAGAGTAATGTGAAAAGAATTGAGAGTTGCTTCATTAACTGGATTAATTTTAGTAAGTGCAAACTTTATTAGAATGGTTTCAATTTATGCTGTTGAATATAAGGGAGATATTAATCATCCTGAATTATGATATTCAATTGCAACTCTTTCAATTGCAATGTATTTAACTTTAATTATTTCAAAATTAATTGGGGGATTATTGCCAATTCTTGCTAAAAAAATTAAATTAGACCCAGCAGTAATGGCAGCTCCATTACTAACAACAATTGTAGATGCACTTTCAACTGCAATCTTCTTTTCAATTGGTTTGATTTTCTTTTGACAACAAATACAAGGAGGATAG
- a CDS encoding type 1 periplasmic-binding domain-containing protein: MKKLLSSLMAAVVVASSASTVVACGGGVNTDPITGEKIWLVTDAGKVNDKSFNQSGFEGGNHFNKEILGKNEEIGKTEPNDLAELVSAYENAKFDGAGTLILPGFHHAVEGENKAADIMNGGTTIILDSDHAGKDNQIGIMFRGDVSGFYAAMSSLITLSNKDGWDQKEVKVATFGGSHNAGAVDNFMVGYLAAIEVFNEAVKDANLKANLGIGDNVTSATRVKSQIAAPTSDSDTKWFTNSFNAGDGKTISETLTNKENDANLLMAVAGPQTKDSLDVIKTMDNKFVIGVDTDQSTMYSDYDGKIITSAEKALVDATVISLGHSKLYNEIEGVQDKTVSYATEKAASFTVENENGEFEAYDLAAKKAELWEGKTMWMGGKASVDGKNLVTGDLYNKMISTITGSVMETASIELFKTIAKDGSAINVLSNATISAYADSILDDILTSE; encoded by the coding sequence ATGAAAAAATTATTATCTAGTTTAATGGCGGCAGTTGTCGTTGCATCAAGTGCATCAACTGTAGTTGCGTGTGGTGGAGGTGTAAATACTGATCCTATTACAGGTGAAAAAATATGATTAGTAACAGATGCAGGAAAAGTTAATGATAAATCTTTTAACCAATCTGGATTTGAAGGTGGAAATCACTTTAATAAAGAAATTTTAGGTAAAAATGAGGAAATTGGAAAAACTGAACCAAACGATTTAGCTGAATTAGTTTCTGCATATGAAAATGCAAAATTTGATGGAGCTGGAACATTAATCTTACCAGGATTCCATCATGCTGTTGAAGGTGAAAATAAAGCAGCTGATATTATGAATGGTGGAACAACTATTATTTTAGATAGTGATCATGCTGGTAAAGATAATCAAATAGGAATTATGTTTAGAGGAGACGTTTCAGGATTTTATGCTGCAATGTCATCATTAATTACATTATCAAACAAAGACGGATGAGATCAAAAAGAAGTAAAAGTAGCAACATTTGGTGGAAGTCATAATGCTGGTGCTGTTGATAACTTTATGGTTGGATATTTAGCAGCAATTGAAGTTTTTAATGAAGCTGTTAAAGATGCAAATTTAAAAGCAAATTTAGGAATTGGAGATAATGTTACTAGTGCTACAAGAGTTAAATCACAAATAGCTGCGCCAACAAGCGATAGCGATACAAAATGATTCACTAACTCATTTAATGCAGGAGATGGAAAAACAATTTCTGAAACTTTAACAAATAAAGAAAATGATGCAAACTTATTAATGGCTGTTGCAGGACCCCAAACAAAAGATTCATTAGATGTAATAAAAACAATGGATAATAAATTTGTTATTGGTGTTGATACAGATCAATCAACTATGTACTCAGATTATGATGGAAAAATTATTACTTCAGCAGAAAAAGCATTAGTTGATGCAACAGTAATTTCATTGGGTCACTCAAAACTTTACAATGAAATTGAAGGTGTTCAAGATAAAACAGTATCTTATGCAACAGAAAAAGCAGCATCATTTACAGTTGAAAATGAAAATGGTGAATTTGAAGCATATGATTTAGCTGCTAAAAAAGCTGAATTGTGAGAAGGAAAAACAATGTGAATGGGTGGAAAAGCATCTGTAGATGGAAAAAACCTTGTTACAGGAGATCTTTACAATAAGATGATTTCAACTATTACTGGATCAGTTATGGAAACTGCTTCAATTGAATTATTTAAAACAATTGCAAAAGATGGATCAGCTATAAATGTATTATCTAATGCAACAATTTCTGCATATGCAGACTCAATCTTAGATGATATTTTAACTAGTGAATAA
- the trmB gene encoding tRNA (guanosine(46)-N7)-methyltransferase TrmB, with amino-acid sequence MRLRNKNWTKDYILENQKYMIETTAKINPKQFFKNEYPIYLEIGCGKGQFAIGNSLKYKNKNFIAMEKETTVIGVALKKAITTIEDDFENLKFLNKFAENLLDIFEPHSFDGIYLNFSDPWPKAKHYKKRLTYIKFLDIYWDLLKDNGIIEIKTDNDKLYEFSLEQINDSRFEMLFNTNNLYSDENNLVDNVATEYEQKFHAMGKNINKIIIKK; translated from the coding sequence ATGAGATTAAGAAATAAAAATTGAACTAAAGATTATATTTTAGAAAATCAAAAATATATGATTGAAACTACAGCAAAAATTAATCCAAAACAATTCTTTAAAAATGAATATCCAATTTATTTAGAGATTGGATGTGGCAAAGGCCAATTTGCAATTGGCAATTCTTTGAAGTATAAGAATAAAAACTTTATTGCAATGGAAAAAGAAACAACTGTAATTGGAGTAGCACTTAAAAAAGCAATTACAACAATTGAAGACGATTTTGAAAATTTAAAGTTTTTAAATAAGTTTGCAGAAAATTTACTTGATATTTTTGAACCACATAGTTTTGATGGAATTTATTTAAACTTTTCAGATCCATGACCTAAAGCAAAGCACTATAAAAAACGCTTAACGTATATTAAGTTTTTAGATATTTATTGAGATTTATTAAAAGATAATGGAATTATTGAAATTAAAACTGATAATGATAAATTATATGAATTTAGTTTAGAACAAATCAATGATTCAAGATTTGAAATGTTATTTAATACAAATAATTTGTATAGTGATGAAAATAATTTAGTTGATAATGTAGCAACTGAATATGAACAAAAGTTCCATGCAATGGGAAAAAATATTAATAAAATCATAATTAAAAAGTAG
- the smpB gene encoding SsrA-binding protein SmpB — MGEHVILKNKKAYFNFEILDTWEAGIVLTGPEIKSIRAKEVSINESFILIRRGEVEILNMNIKKYEFAHHVKQDPIRNRKLLLHKEEIKKILKRIQLENLTLVPLKLYFKGNYAKLEIGLAKGKKLIDKRETIKKRDVERKLNKIK, encoded by the coding sequence ATGGGAGAACATGTAATTTTAAAAAATAAAAAAGCATATTTTAATTTTGAAATTTTAGATACTTGAGAAGCTGGAATTGTTTTGACAGGTCCAGAAATTAAATCAATTAGAGCAAAAGAAGTTTCAATTAATGAATCATTTATTTTAATTAGACGTGGTGAAGTTGAAATTTTAAATATGAATATTAAAAAATATGAATTTGCTCATCATGTTAAACAAGATCCAATAAGAAATCGTAAATTATTACTTCATAAAGAAGAAATTAAAAAAATTTTAAAAAGAATTCAATTAGAAAACTTAACTTTAGTTCCTTTAAAATTGTATTTTAAAGGAAATTATGCAAAACTAGAAATAGGATTAGCAAAAGGTAAAAAGCTAATTGATAAGAGAGAGACTATTAAAAAAAGAGATGTAGAAAGAAAACTTAATAAAATTAAGTAG
- a CDS encoding rhodanese-like domain-containing protein: protein MQWLDYVLKFIERIFKTNSFKRKYKTKSEKKFLKILKSKNWQVVDLRNNVSYQEKHIIDSINVPVVGFNYNYYRKIDKNKKILLVNKNYRSNLDIYNTLKVKGFKVYILYTNFDQLCQNPQVDNHTRLFIYK from the coding sequence ATGCAATGACTTGATTATGTCTTAAAATTTATTGAAAGAATTTTTAAAACAAATAGTTTTAAAAGAAAATACAAAACAAAATCAGAAAAGAAATTTTTAAAAATCTTAAAAAGTAAAAACTGACAAGTTGTTGATTTAAGAAACAATGTTAGTTATCAAGAAAAACATATTATTGATTCAATTAATGTCCCTGTTGTGGGATTTAATTATAATTATTATCGAAAAATTGATAAAAATAAAAAAATTTTACTAGTTAATAAAAACTATCGCAGTAACTTAGATATTTACAACACATTAAAAGTTAAAGGATTTAAAGTTTATATTCTTTATACTAATTTTGATCAATTATGCCAAAATCCTCAAGTTGATAATCATACACGTTTATTTATCTATAAATAA